cCGGGAAGGTGCCGGCGATCATCGTGTTCGGCGACTCCTCGGTGGACACGGGCAACAACAACTTCATCCCGACCATCGCGCGGAGCAACTTCTGGCCCTACGGGCTCGACTTCGCGGACGGCCACCCCACGGGCCGCTTCTCCAACGGCCGCCTCGCCACCGACTTCATCTCCGAGGCCTTCGGCCTGCCGGCCTCCATCCCGGCCTACCTCGACACCACGCTCACCATCGACGACCTCGCCGCGGGCGTCTCCTTCGCGTCCGCCTCCACCGGCCTCGACAACGCCACCGCCGGCATCCTGTCCGTGATCACCATGGCGGAGCAGCTCGACTACTTCAAGGAGTACAAGCTGCGGCTTAAGCTGGCCAAGGGCGACGCGCGGGGCGAGGAGATCATCCGCGAGGCGCTCTACATCTGGAGCATCGGCACCAACGACTTCATCGAGAACTACTACAACCTGCCGGAGCGCCGGATGCAGTACACGGCGGCGGAGTACGAGGCGTACCTGCTGGGGCTCGCCGAGTCGTCCATCCGCGCCGTGCACGCGCTCGGCGGCAGGAAGATGGACTTCACGGGGCTCACGCCCATGGGCTGCCTCCCCGCCGAGCGCATGGGCAACCGCGGCGACCCGGGGCAGTGCAACGAGGAGTACAACGCCGTCGCCCGGAGCTTCAACGCCAAGCTGCAGCAGGCAGTCGTCCCCAAGCTCAACAAGGAGCTCCCCGGCCTGCACCTCGTCTACGCCGACACCTACGACGTCCTCGACGCCGTCGTCAGGAAGCCCTCCGACTACGGTACGTGCATAGTACGCGTGGCGTGGCCATGCATGCACAACCGATCAACTCTGGCATGCATGGCcgagctcgctcgctcgctctctgCGTAGCCAGCACACAGGTGCACAGGAGTGAGTAGCTAGGATGCATTCACGCCCTTCGATCGTTTCGATTAATGGTGCACAGTGCACAGCACTGCACCACGGCAACGAGAAGCACGGCATGGGCGCCACATGCCTTGTCTCCTGTTGCATGCACAGTGCGTGGCATCATCATGCATTGAATTAACGTCCGTTCAGACTTTTGTTTCTCTCACTGTACACATTCTTAGACTCTTAGCAGCCCCTTTCACATTTCTGAGTGGTCATGTAGTAGTGACTTTATCTGTCCAAATTTATTTAATTTCTGATGATGATGTCGCAGGTTTTGAGAACGCAGATCGAGGGTGCTGCGGGACGGGGATGTTCGAGGCCGGCTACTTCTGCAGCCTGAGCACCTCGCTGCTATGCACGAACCCCGACAAGTACGTCTTCTTCGACGCCATCCATCCCACGGAGAGGATGTACAATATGCTTGCCGATAAAGTCATGAACACCACGCTTCATGTATTTCTCTGAATTTCAGTTCAGTTTTCTCGGTTGAGTAGACAATATATGGAGGGATGACTGTATATGTTGTGTGTGCGTGTTTATGTTCTATGAAAACGAGACATCATGTTACACTGATCCATGGCGATCGACCATGTGTACATGTGGTACGCAATGGACTGTAAATGAAACCTTTTGCCAGTTTTGTAATGTTATTATAGAAGACAGCTTTATAATATAAGATGATCCGAAGACGGAAAAAAAACAATAGTCGAGTCCATATAAATATCGTTGTGAGAGTTTTTGATGTGATGCTGCTGCTCACATCTGATGTACCAAACAATTCTCAGACTTTCTCTAAAAAAAACAATTCTCAGACTTCAGGCTGGCTttggaatatactccctccgttcctaaatactcgctccctccgttcgaaaaagcTTAATGGAAGACAAGCTTTCTCGGACAGagaaatataatttttttaaaagatTTCGCTATgaactactccatccgttccaaaatagatgactcaactttgtactaactttaatacaaaattagtacaaagttgagtcatctattttgaaacggaggaagtacatacAAAGccaaatgagtaaatctacactctaaaatatgtctatatacatcactATATAGTTCATAGTGGAATCTAAAGTCAATCATAGTGAGTTGAGATGATTGTTGCGTGTGATGGATATAGGAGCGTCGGCCTGGCTGCACCTGAGGACTGAGAGTCTAGTAGTATGTTCTTTCTGAGGAAAATTACAGTTTCTCCAACAACAAATCAAGGATACTTCGGGATTTTTTTCGCGATCTTCATGGTGATACTATGAGACTTACTCCTATCAAAACAATTCAGTTACTATTACATGCATTGCCCATGAAATCGTCTAGTTGAAGTACAAAAACTTGAACCTGCAAGGtgttctctttctttcttttggcAGAATCTCTACTTCCAATAATGTTTTGTTCATACAAAAAATTCCACACACTATTTATTTAGAGAAACAAGgtgtttcctttctttcttttggcAGTTTGTACTCTTTTAAAAACCTCTACTTCCAACATGATTTGCTCATATCAACAATTTCGCACACTGCCTAGAGAAATTAGTAGTGCTATCATTATGGTCAATGAATTCTATTTATTCACACACAGAAATTGATTGCTAATAAATTTTATTTATGAACATAGGACTTGCATTTCTGCACAAGGATGTCACATTTTCTTCTACATCTAGCATAGCATCACCTGCTTAAGCGTACCATCACCCCATTCACTCTGGGTAGTAGCAAAGTTAAGGAGGCCCTGATCGTATCTTCTAATGAGACTTAATGAAGTACCCTAGTTGTTAGGGATGACAGCTCGACTGCTCACGTACAAAAGCAAAAGAAAGAGAAAGCTATCATCATCAAACTCCACAAAGCTTGCCGGGCAGATAGGAATACCTAACCAAC
This window of the Triticum aestivum cultivar Chinese Spring chromosome 5D, IWGSC CS RefSeq v2.1, whole genome shotgun sequence genome carries:
- the LOC123120764 gene encoding GDSL esterase/lipase At2g04570 encodes the protein MSSLHRCLPWLILLLVLRGGGGGGPAVAAAGKVPAIIVFGDSSVDTGNNNFIPTIARSNFWPYGLDFADGHPTGRFSNGRLATDFISEAFGLPASIPAYLDTTLTIDDLAAGVSFASASTGLDNATAGILSVITMAEQLDYFKEYKLRLKLAKGDARGEEIIREALYIWSIGTNDFIENYYNLPERRMQYTAAEYEAYLLGLAESSIRAVHALGGRKMDFTGLTPMGCLPAERMGNRGDPGQCNEEYNAVARSFNAKLQQAVVPKLNKELPGLHLVYADTYDVLDAVVRKPSDYGFENADRGCCGTGMFEAGYFCSLSTSLLCTNPDKYVFFDAIHPTERMYNMLADKVMNTTLHVFL